The following are encoded in a window of Telmatobacter sp. DSM 110680 genomic DNA:
- a CDS encoding OsmC family protein produces the protein MKAELSVRAVHQGGMRVLATDGQFEVLMDYPIQENESILGPTPLTMLLASLAACSLNSVAMILKKMQQPLLGLEVKARGVRKTEHPTLLTDISLEFTVKSGVDPAAVAHAMKLSKERLCPVWNMLKSSTAIKAEFHLRPKEELEPAPAH, from the coding sequence ATGAAAGCTGAATTGAGTGTGCGAGCTGTTCATCAAGGCGGAATGAGAGTTTTAGCTACGGACGGTCAATTCGAAGTGCTGATGGATTATCCAATTCAAGAGAATGAATCCATATTGGGCCCGACTCCGTTGACCATGCTGCTGGCAAGCCTTGCTGCGTGTAGTTTGAATTCGGTTGCAATGATCCTGAAGAAAATGCAGCAGCCACTCCTAGGATTGGAAGTCAAAGCTCGCGGAGTGCGGAAGACCGAGCATCCGACACTGCTAACCGATATCTCGCTTGAATTCACGGTAAAAAGCGGCGTTGATCCGGCCGCGGTGGCGCATGCGATGAAATTATCTAAAGAGCGGCTGTGCCCGGTTTGGAACATGCTGAAATCCAGCACCGCAATTAAAGCGGAATTTCACCTGCGACCGAAGGAAGAACTCGAACCGGCTCCGGCCCATTGA
- a CDS encoding DNA-formamidopyrimidine glycosylase family protein: MPEGDTIFRSARALGRALVGKPITNFRSTFPLLTRFHDDTPITGQSVDCVESRGKWLLIHFSGGATLATHMLMNGSWHLYRAGERWHRPARDMRIVLENRDYQAIAFTVPIARIYTAQALAREKRIPPKGSDVLGEDFDPEAAATRIRTYADEEIGEVLLRQQVLAGVGNVFKSEICFVEGVNPFCRVASLSDKQVAALVSTAQKLVAANVLEDSGNMIVTYRGQQRRTTHGAKPQDSLWVYNRFGAPCRRCGNPIRHRLQGADARVTFWCQSCQPMPDGSNIDGA, encoded by the coding sequence ATGCCTGAGGGCGATACCATCTTTCGCAGCGCGCGAGCGTTGGGCCGCGCACTCGTCGGCAAGCCGATCACCAACTTTCGATCGACTTTCCCCTTGCTCACGCGCTTTCACGACGACACGCCAATTACCGGGCAGTCAGTTGACTGCGTTGAATCGCGCGGAAAGTGGCTGTTGATTCATTTCTCCGGCGGAGCGACCCTGGCAACCCACATGCTGATGAATGGCTCCTGGCATCTTTATCGCGCTGGAGAGCGCTGGCACAGACCGGCGCGCGACATGCGCATCGTGCTTGAGAATCGGGATTACCAGGCGATTGCATTCACGGTGCCGATTGCGCGAATCTACACCGCTCAGGCATTGGCACGCGAGAAGCGCATCCCGCCTAAAGGTTCCGATGTGCTCGGCGAGGACTTCGACCCCGAGGCTGCTGCAACGCGCATTCGCACCTACGCCGACGAAGAGATTGGCGAGGTACTTTTACGTCAGCAGGTGCTGGCTGGAGTTGGGAACGTCTTCAAGTCGGAAATATGTTTCGTTGAGGGTGTAAATCCGTTTTGTCGTGTCGCATCGCTAAGTGATAAGCAGGTCGCGGCATTGGTCAGTACGGCGCAAAAGCTTGTGGCGGCGAATGTTCTTGAAGATTCTGGCAACATGATCGTCACCTATCGCGGCCAGCAGCGGCGAACCACGCACGGCGCCAAGCCACAAGACAGTCTGTGGGTCTACAACCGCTTTGGCGCGCCGTGTCGTCGCTGTGGCAATCCGATTCGGCATCGCCTGCAAGGCGCGGATGCGCGCGTTACGTTCTGGTGTCAGTCTTGCCAGCCTATGCCGGACGGCAGCAACATTGACGGTGCTTGA
- a CDS encoding DEAD/DEAH box helicase, producing MSPRSSQSDKPKPAASPASPVLDAVTSDCQPSDPFACFHPVTAEWFKAVFDNPTAPQRLGWPVIARGESALILAPTGTGKTLTAFLWCLDRLMLHDVSDQKKGCKIVYISPLKALAVDVERNLRSPLAGISNMARRKGVPFHDPVISVRTGDTPQSERARFRRDPAEILITTPESLYLLLTSQSADALRTVDTVIIDEIHALVPTKRGAHLALTLERLESLTGRRLQRIGLSATQRPLEEVARFLGGVEVPSKSPLLVKHQALEKQSRTLSPSSQAAANNNNSREASPGLLAATMALPSLDRAGQSEQIVDDHSRSDIGNEAALRFRPVTIINASAPKHLKLRIEVPVEDMARLQMMEEIPSGAASQTPKRVSIWNAIHPRLLELIRERNSTILFVNSRQVAERLAGALNELAGEAVARAHHGSLAAYQRSIIEEQLKAGQIKALCATSTLELGIDMGAVDLVIQIEAPPSVASGMQRIGRAGHSVDAVSEGVLFPKYRADLVACAAVTRAMHEGHIESTRFPRNPLDVLCQQLVAIVAHPPGFRVSSRAKQLKSGNGGSHSSSKAGKNSQAWESIDPNEQEQKPEVYVDALYDLVRRAAPFGALTRSAFEGVLDLLSGRYPSDEFAELRPRLTWDRIRNVVTAREGAGRLAILNAGTIPDRGLYGVFLAHTEGKSVRVGELDEEMVFESHPNQTFILGASTWRIEDITHDRVLVSPAPGEPGKMPFWKGDGPGRPLEFGRRIGALVRELRALPKPVALTRLVTDHDLDPGAAENLIQFLADQEAATGQVPDDRTIVVERTRDELGDWRVCVLTPFGSRIHIPWAMAISSRIRAAGGPEVETLWGDDGFVLRFPDTDEPPDPDWILVESGEAMQLVLRQLGSTALFAGRFREAAGRALLLPRRRADQRSPLWQLRKRSYDLLSVASRYPSFPLLLEAYRECLRDVFDMPALVETLRAIEQRQLRVHVVETHKPSPFASSLLFSYVANFVYDGDAPLAERRAQALTIDQDQLRELLGEADLRELLDADAIAEVEETAQCLIESYRARSADGIHDLLLRLGDLSREELARRVVDSTVLDSLDRLLHARRLLELRIAGERRIIAAEDAGRYRDALGIPLPPGLPVALIEAVAQPVLELVRRFARTHGPFTQREVAERFALDAAIVENTLHQLTVEGRILEGGFRPGGLHREWCDMEILRQIRRKSLAKLRREVEPVEQHTLARFLSHWQGLISPRRSTAAHLDVLLDAIESLQGAPIPASLLETSILPARVAGYDPTGLDTLIAAGEVAWAGIDPIGERDGRIALFLSDKLPLLAQKRPLTEPLTEREEKLLAVLESTGASFFDPLHQAVGGGYPGESIDALWSLVWRGLVTNDSLHALRAYTLRPDTSRPQRRSHTGMVFRSRRTTPPNAQGRWSLLPLRSQEQKDGAPSNTEASHALALQLLNRYGVLTREAVGAENIPGGFSAVYDVLKALEESGRIRRGYFVAGLGVTQFALPAAVDLLRQLRTEPPAEKPEFIQIAATDVANPYGSVLPWPELPVMEEDSESAPRVLTRAVYAEVILRNGQLVAWVRRNNPNLLIFLPADEPERSQVAAGLAHFLSSRGQDRMRTSSHQGVLITTINGQPVATHPMTRYLLDAGFHPGPLGLHLRRIAMPIHNIQSDPAPEELQ from the coding sequence ATGTCTCCGCGCTCATCCCAATCCGACAAACCGAAACCAGCGGCTTCTCCGGCTAGTCCGGTCTTGGACGCTGTGACATCAGACTGCCAACCGAGCGATCCATTTGCCTGCTTTCACCCCGTAACGGCAGAGTGGTTCAAGGCCGTGTTCGACAATCCAACCGCTCCGCAGCGATTGGGCTGGCCGGTAATTGCTCGCGGCGAGAGCGCGCTGATCTTAGCTCCGACGGGGACTGGAAAGACGCTTACAGCCTTCCTCTGGTGCCTCGACCGGCTGATGCTTCACGACGTATCGGACCAGAAAAAGGGTTGCAAGATCGTCTACATCTCACCGCTGAAAGCGCTGGCCGTCGACGTCGAGCGCAACCTGCGGTCGCCGCTTGCTGGAATCAGCAACATGGCCCGGCGCAAGGGTGTGCCATTTCACGACCCGGTAATCAGTGTCCGTACAGGCGACACACCGCAAAGCGAACGCGCACGCTTTCGTCGCGATCCCGCAGAAATCCTGATCACGACGCCGGAGTCGCTCTACCTCCTCCTCACGTCGCAGTCGGCCGACGCACTGCGCACCGTTGACACGGTCATCATCGACGAGATCCATGCCCTTGTTCCAACGAAGCGCGGTGCCCACCTGGCCCTTACATTGGAGCGGCTAGAATCCCTGACGGGGCGCCGTCTCCAGCGTATCGGGCTCTCGGCCACGCAGCGGCCATTGGAGGAAGTAGCTAGGTTTCTGGGTGGCGTAGAAGTGCCATCCAAGTCACCGCTTCTGGTAAAGCATCAAGCTCTGGAGAAGCAAAGTCGTACTTTAAGCCCATCCTCGCAAGCTGCTGCTAACAATAACAATAGTCGAGAGGCTTCGCCGGGACTTTTGGCGGCGACTATGGCTTTGCCATCCCTTGATCGGGCAGGACAATCTGAACAGATAGTCGATGATCACTCGCGGTCTGACATCGGAAACGAAGCCGCTCTCAGGTTTAGACCAGTCACCATCATTAATGCCTCTGCTCCCAAACACTTGAAGCTGCGTATTGAAGTTCCAGTTGAAGATATGGCGCGGCTGCAGATGATGGAAGAAATTCCCAGCGGCGCTGCTTCGCAAACGCCAAAACGAGTGTCGATCTGGAATGCGATTCATCCGCGTCTGTTGGAACTTATCCGCGAGCGAAACTCGACAATTCTTTTCGTCAACAGCCGTCAGGTTGCCGAGCGTCTGGCCGGCGCACTCAACGAATTGGCAGGCGAGGCAGTTGCCCGGGCTCACCACGGTTCTCTCGCGGCCTACCAGCGCTCCATCATTGAGGAGCAATTGAAGGCTGGTCAGATCAAGGCCCTGTGCGCGACTTCGACGCTTGAGCTCGGTATCGACATGGGGGCGGTCGACCTTGTCATACAGATTGAGGCGCCCCCCTCGGTGGCGAGTGGCATGCAGCGCATTGGTCGTGCCGGGCACTCGGTCGACGCTGTCAGCGAGGGTGTGCTGTTCCCGAAATACCGCGCCGACCTCGTTGCCTGCGCTGCCGTGACCCGTGCCATGCATGAAGGTCACATCGAATCGACTCGCTTTCCGCGCAACCCGCTCGACGTTCTTTGCCAGCAACTGGTCGCGATCGTCGCACATCCTCCCGGCTTCCGAGTTTCCAGTCGCGCGAAGCAGCTAAAGAGTGGAAATGGTGGTTCCCATTCCAGCAGCAAAGCTGGCAAGAATTCTCAGGCGTGGGAAAGTATCGATCCCAACGAGCAGGAACAGAAGCCCGAAGTTTACGTCGATGCTCTTTATGATCTGGTTCGCCGAGCCGCACCGTTCGGCGCTCTCACTCGTTCGGCTTTTGAGGGAGTTCTGGACCTGCTCAGCGGCCGCTATCCGTCCGATGAATTTGCCGAGTTGCGACCTCGCCTCACCTGGGATCGCATTCGCAATGTAGTGACGGCGCGCGAGGGTGCTGGACGCCTCGCCATCTTGAACGCCGGAACCATCCCTGACCGCGGGCTCTATGGCGTATTCCTTGCCCACACCGAGGGCAAATCCGTCCGTGTAGGCGAACTCGATGAGGAGATGGTCTTCGAGTCCCACCCCAACCAGACCTTCATCCTTGGCGCATCGACGTGGCGGATCGAGGACATTACGCACGATCGCGTCCTGGTGTCGCCGGCTCCCGGAGAGCCCGGCAAGATGCCCTTCTGGAAAGGCGATGGTCCTGGGCGTCCGCTGGAGTTTGGCCGGCGCATCGGAGCCTTGGTCCGCGAACTTCGAGCCCTGCCGAAGCCGGTCGCACTCACTAGGCTTGTTACTGATCATGACCTGGACCCTGGGGCTGCCGAGAACCTCATCCAGTTTCTTGCCGACCAGGAAGCAGCCACCGGTCAGGTTCCAGACGATCGCACGATCGTGGTGGAGCGCACCCGGGACGAACTTGGCGACTGGCGCGTCTGCGTCCTTACCCCATTCGGCAGCCGTATTCACATTCCCTGGGCGATGGCGATCAGCTCGCGTATCCGCGCAGCGGGCGGCCCCGAGGTGGAAACGCTGTGGGGCGACGATGGATTTGTTTTGCGTTTTCCGGATACCGACGAGCCGCCCGATCCTGACTGGATCCTTGTCGAATCCGGCGAGGCCATGCAATTGGTTTTGCGTCAGCTGGGATCGACGGCGCTGTTTGCGGGGAGGTTCCGCGAGGCTGCCGGACGAGCCCTGCTGCTGCCGCGACGCCGTGCCGACCAGCGTTCACCGCTCTGGCAGTTGCGCAAGCGTTCCTACGACCTGCTGAGCGTAGCGTCGCGCTACCCTTCATTTCCGCTGCTGCTTGAGGCATATCGCGAGTGCCTTCGCGACGTATTCGATATGCCGGCCCTCGTCGAGACTCTGCGAGCGATCGAGCAGCGCCAGCTTCGTGTGCATGTCGTCGAGACTCACAAGCCCTCGCCATTCGCTTCGTCGCTGCTGTTTAGTTACGTAGCCAATTTTGTCTATGACGGAGATGCACCGCTCGCAGAACGCCGCGCGCAAGCTTTGACCATCGATCAGGACCAGTTGCGTGAGCTTCTTGGCGAGGCAGATCTTCGCGAACTGCTCGATGCTGACGCTATCGCCGAAGTGGAAGAAACGGCACAGTGCCTCATCGAGTCCTATCGCGCCCGCTCTGCCGATGGCATTCATGATTTGTTGCTGCGTCTTGGCGATCTCTCGCGCGAAGAACTTGCCCGCCGCGTCGTCGACTCCACCGTTCTCGATTCGCTCGACCGTCTTCTGCACGCGCGACGACTACTGGAACTGCGCATCGCCGGGGAACGCCGCATTATTGCCGCAGAGGACGCCGGTCGCTACCGCGATGCACTTGGAATTCCACTTCCTCCCGGCTTGCCCGTTGCGCTGATCGAGGCGGTCGCTCAGCCGGTGTTGGAATTGGTCCGCCGCTTTGCACGCACCCATGGCCCGTTCACTCAGCGCGAAGTGGCCGAGCGATTCGCACTCGATGCAGCCATCGTTGAGAACACACTGCATCAACTCACCGTCGAGGGACGAATCCTTGAAGGCGGATTCCGTCCCGGCGGGCTGCATCGCGAGTGGTGCGACATGGAAATCCTGCGCCAAATCCGGCGCAAATCCCTTGCCAAGCTTCGCCGCGAAGTGGAGCCGGTGGAGCAGCACACGCTGGCACGTTTTCTTTCGCACTGGCAGGGCTTGATTTCGCCGCGGCGAAGCACCGCTGCACATCTCGATGTTTTACTCGACGCTATCGAGAGCCTGCAGGGCGCACCAATCCCGGCATCGCTGCTTGAGACGTCCATACTGCCTGCGCGCGTAGCCGGATACGACCCCACCGGTCTCGATACGCTGATCGCCGCGGGTGAAGTTGCATGGGCCGGCATCGATCCAATCGGTGAACGCGATGGTCGCATCGCCCTTTTCCTTTCCGACAAATTGCCATTGCTCGCGCAGAAGCGCCCACTCACCGAGCCGCTTACTGAACGAGAAGAGAAACTGCTTGCGGTTCTGGAATCCACAGGAGCGAGCTTCTTTGATCCACTCCATCAGGCCGTCGGCGGTGGCTATCCGGGCGAGTCGATTGATGCTCTATGGAGCCTGGTCTGGCGCGGACTTGTCACCAATGATTCGCTTCACGCGCTCCGTGCCTACACGTTGCGGCCTGATACCTCGCGGCCTCAGCGCCGATCGCATACGGGAATGGTCTTTCGTTCCCGCCGCACCACTCCACCGAATGCCCAGGGCCGTTGGTCGCTGCTGCCTCTGCGCTCTCAAGAGCAAAAAGACGGCGCGCCCAGTAATACAGAAGCCAGTCACGCTCTTGCTTTGCAATTGCTGAATCGATACGGCGTCCTGACCCGCGAGGCTGTCGGTGCCGAAAACATTCCGGGAGGATTCAGCGCAGTCTACGATGTCCTCAAAGCGTTGGAGGAGAGCGGTCGTATTCGCCGCGGCTACTTCGTTGCGGGACTGGGAGTCACACAGTTCGCATTGCCGGCTGCCGTCGATCTGCTGCGTCAGCTGCGTACCGAGCCTCCCGCCGAGAAGCCGGAGTTTATTCAGATCGCAGCTACGGACGTAGCCAATCCGTATGGCTCCGTTCTTCCGTGGCCGGAACTTCCGGTGATGGAGGAGGACTCTGAATCAGCGCCACGTGTCTTAACTCGCGCAGTCTATGCCGAAGTGATCCTGCGCAACGGACAGCTTGTAGCGTGGGTGCGTCGCAACAATCCGAACCTGCTCATTTTTCTGCCAGCCGACGAACCGGAGCGTTCGCAAGTCGCAGCGGGCCTGGCCCATTTTCTATCTTCGCGCGGACAAGACCGCATGCGCACCAGCAGCCACCAGGGCGTGCTTATCACCACGATCAATGGTCAGCCTGTCGCCACACACCCGATGACGCGCTATCTTTTGGATGCGGGGTTCCATCCCGGACCGCTCGGGCTGCATCTGCGCCGCATCGCCATGCCGATCCACAACATCCAATCCGATCCGGCTCCAGAGGAATTGCAATAA
- a CDS encoding AMP-binding protein: MREHLVTLLDDFMKNRHGIAIVRYQGVRRRVTTYGQLAHLAGRFAALLEDRGIGMGDRVLLWGENGAEWVAAFYGCMLRGVMAVPLDAFGSAEFAGRIAADVKPKLAVGDAALLAKLQRQVQDSASSGFNSQGDMEFIAFEDLQTSLPAREGGPVAGLSHETPLQILFTSGTTGDPKGIVHTHGNVLASIGPIEQGAQRYLRYERLVHPLRFLHTLPLSHVFGQTMGLWIPPIFAAEVHFETRLVAPRLVETIKRERISVLAAVPRVMALLKTHLENTKPGLIERVAASKGMSAWKRWWAFRDVHRALGLKFWALISGGGALAGPLEQFWNALGLVVVQGYGMTETTALITLNHPFHVASGTIGKPLPGREIKIGPDGEVLVKGPMISTATWSGGELRQREDGWLATGDLAEEQATGELRFMGRKSETIVTAAGVNIHPEDLEAVLEQQPEIAASAVVGVETASGPEPCAVLALRSSHKQAAEAVEHANAALADFQQIRRWMLWPEPDLPRTSTGKVRRKAVAEWVAGHSVTATTIDGRSENATRGDWLYTLVAEIAGEHPAASDDLRLSEDFHLDSLGRVQLVAALEERLANAPDEGAVDTARTLGDLRRLVGANGSSEITERIPQDAPATPSLVNIFSSATQDPKSEERPTSLPDDISASHAAMPAGDENAQVGVGRTLATPERAEFRYPRWPWSTPVQWVRAAFIECIAQPLIWFLGNPRVSVPRDLQGDEPMLIICNHVTAYDGALVEYALPGTMRRWVAAAMLGEMLEDFRHFRDPDTRRFMLFGPAAYWLVTALYNVFPLPRRRDFQRSFAHAGEAMDRGYNVLVFPEGTRSVAGELASFRPGIGLLAKQTNAPVLPIAIAGLGELKAKGRGWFRSGTIEIRVGEPIHFSPLESESSITETLHEKVSELMKRRP; encoded by the coding sequence GTGCGCGAGCACCTTGTTACGCTGCTGGATGATTTCATGAAGAATCGCCATGGGATTGCAATCGTGCGCTACCAGGGTGTCCGGCGGCGGGTGACAACGTACGGGCAGCTTGCCCATCTTGCCGGTCGATTCGCTGCCCTGCTTGAAGATCGCGGAATCGGGATGGGTGATCGCGTTCTTCTCTGGGGCGAAAATGGCGCCGAGTGGGTAGCTGCGTTCTACGGGTGCATGCTCCGCGGAGTGATGGCCGTGCCATTGGACGCATTTGGCAGCGCCGAATTTGCGGGGCGCATTGCGGCGGACGTAAAGCCAAAGCTGGCGGTCGGCGATGCGGCCTTACTGGCAAAACTTCAACGCCAAGTTCAGGATTCGGCATCCTCTGGCTTCAATTCTCAGGGCGATATGGAATTCATCGCGTTCGAGGACTTGCAAACTTCCCTCCCCGCGCGGGAAGGCGGACCTGTCGCTGGACTGTCGCATGAGACTCCTCTTCAGATCTTGTTCACGTCAGGAACGACCGGCGACCCAAAGGGTATCGTGCATACCCACGGGAACGTGCTGGCCAGCATCGGCCCGATTGAGCAGGGCGCGCAGCGATATCTGCGCTATGAAAGGCTCGTGCACCCGCTGCGTTTTTTGCATACGCTGCCACTGAGTCATGTCTTCGGGCAGACGATGGGGTTGTGGATCCCGCCGATCTTCGCGGCCGAGGTTCACTTTGAAACGCGGTTGGTCGCGCCGAGGCTTGTAGAGACGATCAAGCGAGAACGCATCTCGGTGCTCGCTGCAGTGCCGCGGGTGATGGCGCTTTTGAAGACTCATTTGGAGAACACAAAGCCTGGCCTTATCGAACGCGTCGCCGCCTCAAAAGGCATGAGTGCATGGAAACGCTGGTGGGCTTTCCGCGATGTGCATCGCGCCTTGGGTTTGAAATTCTGGGCACTGATTTCAGGGGGTGGCGCTTTGGCCGGTCCGCTGGAGCAGTTCTGGAACGCACTTGGATTGGTGGTGGTGCAGGGCTACGGGATGACGGAGACAACGGCGCTGATAACGCTCAACCATCCGTTTCATGTGGCCAGCGGAACGATCGGTAAGCCGCTCCCGGGACGGGAGATAAAGATCGGACCGGACGGCGAAGTGCTGGTGAAAGGACCCATGATCTCGACCGCTACATGGAGCGGCGGTGAGTTGCGTCAGCGCGAAGACGGGTGGCTTGCGACGGGCGACCTTGCGGAGGAACAGGCAACCGGTGAGTTGCGCTTCATGGGCCGCAAAAGCGAGACCATCGTCACCGCTGCAGGGGTAAATATCCATCCCGAAGACCTCGAAGCCGTATTGGAACAGCAGCCCGAGATCGCTGCAAGCGCGGTTGTGGGTGTGGAAACGGCCTCAGGGCCCGAGCCGTGTGCAGTGCTGGCGTTGCGTAGTAGCCACAAGCAGGCGGCTGAAGCCGTGGAACACGCCAATGCAGCTCTAGCGGACTTTCAGCAAATAAGGCGGTGGATGCTATGGCCGGAGCCAGACCTACCACGCACCTCGACTGGAAAGGTCCGGCGCAAGGCCGTCGCAGAATGGGTTGCAGGACATTCAGTTACAGCCACAACCATAGATGGTAGGAGCGAGAATGCCACTAGAGGAGATTGGTTGTACACACTGGTGGCCGAGATTGCTGGGGAACACCCGGCAGCCAGTGATGATTTGCGGCTGAGCGAGGACTTTCATCTCGACAGCCTCGGACGCGTCCAACTCGTGGCCGCGCTGGAAGAGCGCTTGGCGAATGCTCCGGACGAAGGTGCGGTGGACACTGCGCGGACGCTGGGGGATCTAAGGCGGCTGGTTGGAGCAAACGGTAGCTCCGAAATTACCGAGCGAATTCCACAAGATGCGCCAGCGACTCCTTCACTGGTGAATATCTTTTCTTCCGCCACTCAAGACCCAAAGTCCGAGGAAAGGCCGACTTCCCTGCCCGACGACATTTCGGCTTCACATGCGGCAATGCCTGCCGGAGATGAAAATGCTCAAGTGGGAGTCGGGAGAACTCTTGCAACGCCTGAAAGAGCGGAGTTCCGGTATCCGCGATGGCCGTGGTCGACGCCGGTGCAGTGGGTGCGGGCTGCGTTTATTGAATGTATCGCCCAGCCCTTAATTTGGTTTCTTGGCAACCCGCGCGTGTCAGTGCCTCGCGATCTCCAAGGCGACGAACCCATGCTGATTATCTGCAATCACGTCACTGCATACGACGGCGCCCTCGTGGAATATGCATTGCCGGGAACGATGCGGCGTTGGGTGGCAGCGGCCATGCTGGGCGAAATGCTCGAAGACTTCCGCCATTTTCGCGACCCGGACACACGGCGCTTCATGCTGTTTGGTCCGGCTGCGTATTGGCTGGTCACCGCTCTCTACAACGTATTCCCGCTTCCGCGGAGACGCGATTTTCAGAGGAGTTTTGCGCACGCCGGAGAAGCGATGGATCGCGGATATAACGTCCTGGTGTTTCCAGAGGGAACTCGGTCAGTGGCCGGAGAACTGGCCAGTTTCAGACCGGGGATCGGCTTGCTTGCAAAACAGACCAACGCTCCCGTCTTGCCAATCGCAATTGCCGGTCTTGGCGAGTTAAAGGCGAAGGGTCGAGGGTGGTTCCGCTCAGGCACGATCGAAATTCGAGTGGGCGAGCCCATCCACTTCAGTCCACTGGAAAGCGAATCCTCAATCACCGAAACATTGCATGAAAAAGTCTCGGAACTGATGAAGCGTCGACCTTAA
- a CDS encoding PilZ domain-containing protein has translation MSLPETWYRLPFVYRPRAERRASPALAAFHWDGSIPRQNHVANISSSGAYLLTSECWKAGDIVSLTLQRSGILESRDQRRYTVQAKTIRRDDQGVAVAFLMPRGSDVRLWQSTIKAGAPQTEPEDVVFEFRLAAALAFIERVTPAASNAARLLMRRGLSNHRLESAVEIALHAEELLALEGCGAGFHLDPKAVIRILEDGSWTEVDWIQHWWAGLLATSCVTGAGGKSDLKFVSLLSQITTIQARILAGACSLAQKSIAEECRKPLRPLTCSAKELIRITGTHDRVRIERDIVHLVELGLIEKSLKWRFFSLLDQAVITPTETAVELYARCHGRRGAENSTKSSMDAKTVAAV, from the coding sequence CCAAGACAGAATCATGTGGCGAATATCAGTAGTAGCGGGGCTTACCTTCTTACCAGCGAATGCTGGAAAGCTGGAGATATCGTCTCCTTAACGCTGCAACGATCCGGCATACTTGAGAGCCGCGATCAACGTCGTTACACTGTTCAGGCCAAAACGATCAGACGCGATGATCAAGGCGTTGCTGTTGCATTCCTTATGCCTCGTGGCTCAGATGTCCGCCTTTGGCAAAGCACAATTAAAGCAGGCGCACCGCAGACTGAACCCGAGGATGTCGTGTTCGAATTTCGGCTGGCGGCCGCCCTTGCTTTCATCGAGCGCGTTACACCGGCCGCGTCCAATGCAGCACGACTGCTGATGCGGAGAGGGTTGAGCAACCATCGTCTCGAGAGCGCTGTTGAGATTGCCCTCCACGCGGAGGAATTGCTTGCTCTTGAAGGCTGCGGCGCGGGATTTCATCTAGACCCGAAAGCCGTGATTCGCATTCTTGAAGACGGTTCGTGGACAGAAGTTGATTGGATCCAGCATTGGTGGGCTGGTCTCCTGGCTACATCCTGTGTGACTGGGGCGGGCGGGAAATCTGACCTGAAGTTTGTCTCCCTGCTCAGCCAGATTACGACGATCCAGGCGCGCATACTTGCGGGGGCTTGCAGCCTTGCCCAAAAGTCGATCGCGGAAGAGTGCCGAAAGCCTCTCCGTCCTCTCACCTGCTCCGCCAAAGAACTCATCCGAATTACAGGCACCCACGACCGCGTGCGCATTGAGCGCGATATCGTGCACCTTGTTGAACTAGGTTTGATCGAAAAAAGTTTGAAATGGAGGTTCTTCTCCCTTCTGGACCAGGCTGTCATTACACCCACCGAAACGGCCGTCGAACTATACGCCCGTTGTCACGGCAGGCGCGGTGCAGAGAATTCGACCAAGTCATCAATGGACGCCAAAACTGTTGCCGCAGTCTAA